The Rhabdothermincola sediminis genome contains the following window.
GACACCGAGGGTGCGCCGCCAGGTGTGCCCGAGGGTGTCGGCGGCGGCGGCGAGCAGCGTCGGCCGGCTTGGGGAGGGGTCGGAGTCGAGGGTGACCTCTTCGATGTCCGGTGCGTCACGGGTGAGGTCGATGAACTGCTCCGACATGCGGATTCCGCCCTCGCCGTCGGTGATCGTGTGGTGCATCTTCTGCAGGAGTGCGGCGCGGCCGCCTTCGAGCCCCTCCACGACGACGAATGCCCACAGCGGGCGCGTGCGGTCGAGAGGGTCCTGCAGGAAGCGGGTGGCGAGGTCGAACAGCTGTCGCCGTGTGCCCGGGGTCGGCAACGCCAGATGGCGGAGGTGGTAGTCGATGTCGAAGTCGGGGTCGTCCTGCCACTCCGGGGGTGCCAGGCGCCCGAGCATGGGAACCACCCGCTGGCGGAGACGGGGGATGCGTTGCACCATGCGCAGCAGCCGGCGGCGGAGGCGCTCGAGGTCTGGGGCCCGGTCCAGCAGGGTGACGCTGGCGAAGCTCGGGTCGAGGTGCGGGTCCTTCTCGACGTTCCACATCAACGCCTCGAGGTCGGTCATGCGGCGGTCGGAACGGACCTCACGGGTGCGGCTCCCCGGAGCCTGCGGTGCCATCGGCCACAGCGTAGGACGCCACGTCGGCGGGCGCCCCGGCGGGCGGTCGGAGGCGGCTGGCTCAGCGGTCGAGGGAGGTGTGCTTCAGCTCGTTGAGCTCGGGCCAGCCGGCGACCAGGGCCACGATCCGCTCGATGGTGCGGGTCGCCAGCTCAGCATCGCCACCCGAGTCGTTCATGAGCCGCACGAAGGTCGCCCGCTCGCCCACCAGGAAGGTGGGGACTCCCCACACCTGGTGGCTCGCGGCTGCCGATTCGTGCTCTGCCCGCACGACGGGGAGCACCGCCCCGTTACCGATGGCTTCGAGCACCGCCGCCCAGTCGAGTCCCGCCCGGTCGAGCACCCCGGCGACCACCTCGGGATCTCGCAGGCGAAGGCCGTGGAGGTGGCGGGCATCGAACAGCTCTCGGTGTACGGCGAGGAACCGGTCGGGGTGATGGTCACGCACGTACACCCCCGCTTGTAGGGCGAGCAGGCCGCTGTCGTCGTCGGGTCGCTCCCAGATGTCGGGCTCTGTCTCGGCCAGGTGCACCTGGCCGAGACAGAAGGGCACGAAGCGGACGTCCCAACCCGCGCCGCCGAGGAGACCTTCGATGAGATGGTCGTGGATGTTGCGCGCGAACGGGCAGCGGTAGTCCCAGGTGACCCCGAAGCTCAGCGGCATGTGCGGTGCAACCGGATGGTCCGTGCGGCCATTCCGTCAGCGGTTCCGGAGTGGCCAGAGCCTGCGGAACGCGACCCCGAGCGCGAGACCCATCGCGGCGCCGCCGATCACGTCGGACATGTGGTGGATCCGCACGTGGACCCGGCTGGCTCCGACCGCGGCGGCGAGTGCCCAGTAGGCGGGCGCGGCGCGGCGGCCCTCGCCGAGCAGGATCGCCGCCACCACGGCCGAGCTGGCATGGCCGCTCGGGAAGCTGGTGGTGAGCGGGATGCGCAGCTTGTGCGGGCGCTCGCCCTGGTAGACGGGTCGTTCCCGCCGGAACATCGATTTCACCAGGCCGTTCACGATCACCGACTCGATACCGAGGCAGACCGACAGGCGGATCGCC
Protein-coding sequences here:
- a CDS encoding DsbA family protein translates to MPLSFGVTWDYRCPFARNIHDHLIEGLLGGAGWDVRFVPFCLGQVHLAETEPDIWERPDDDSGLLALQAGVYVRDHHPDRFLAVHRELFDARHLHGLRLRDPEVVAGVLDRAGLDWAAVLEAIGNGAVLPVVRAEHESAAASHQVWGVPTFLVGERATFVRLMNDSGGDAELATRTIERIVALVAGWPELNELKHTSLDR
- a CDS encoding phosphatase PAP2 family protein; the encoded protein is MTADPAGPLEPPHRVSAIQRFDEAVDRQFDRIRGREPLDRITYAVTELADFGLLWHLIAWSRALRSERDLEAAIRLSVCLGIESVIVNGLVKSMFRRERPVYQGERPHKLRIPLTTSFPSGHASSAVVAAILLGEGRRAAPAYWALAAAVGASRVHVRIHHMSDVIGGAAMGLALGVAFRRLWPLRNR